In Peromyscus eremicus chromosome 15, PerEre_H2_v1, whole genome shotgun sequence, a genomic segment contains:
- the LOC131925765 gene encoding interferon-activable protein 202-like, whose product MKMEPKEASEEDGFHKGPKRVKVLSTTKSFIYDQTEEKMMFHATVATETEFFRVMVFDVTLQEMFAKKNPIVLTDYFCSNGTLMIHKASSVSVATDTSKMSISDTLKKNTKANPKIHDLHLQTREVLVYGDFKICRNTKQIIGHIFDNIDKMGQLLEKQKLLKLTERETDLLNNLIKELNQQLLTILKKMAER is encoded by the exons ATGAAGATGGAACCAAAAGAAGCTTCTGAGGAAGATGGTTTCCACAAAGGTCCCAAAAGAGTGAAGGTGTTGAGCACaacaaaatcatttatttatgatcagacagaagagaaaatgatgtTCCATGCCACAGTGGCTACTGAGACCGAATTCTTCAGAGTGATGGTGTTCGATGTAACACTTCAAGAGATGTTCGCCAAGAAGAATCCCATTGTTCTCACAGATTATTTCTGCAGCAATGGAACTCTGATGATACACAAAGCCTCCAGTGTGTCTGTAGCGACTGATACCTCAAAAATGAGTATCTCAGACACATTGAAGAAAAACACCAAAGCaaatcctaaaattcatgatCTTCACTTGCAAACAAGAGAAGTACTTGTGTatggagattttaaaatatgtagg aacactaAACAAATCATTGGCCACATATTTGATAACATAGATAAAATGGGCCAACtccttgaaaaacagaaactacTAAAactcacagaaagagaaacagatttaCTAAATAATCTTATTAAAGAACTGAATCAACAATTATTAACTATCTTAAAGAAGATGGCAG AAAGGTAA
- the LOC131925768 gene encoding interferon-activable protein 204-like, translated as MAHEYKRIVLLKGLEHISDHYFDLFKSVMASDLRLEKNMRGKYNRVKIADMMEYEFPTDAGLGKLIEFCEEVHTLKRLAETLKEEKSKVKGKSPLRKRKQEAGSDTPTSTTSNTLASDGGETSTAQKRKSINREKTGVKKTKQSVEPDHPPCPEEATARCQSPELQTSSLAPSNTSLAKTQTQSITRGALLQKDAMTVMVLNAIDPFEYESSEQEVKKMFHATVATVNEYFHVKVFNINLKEKFKKENVIIISDYFKFKGILEINEASSVFEAGPDQKIEVSNSLIREANKPPRFSDFHKYGPGAVVYGLFTLHKKKVNPKTTIYEIQDDYANSIEVVGHGKWYNIICKEGDKFRLFCFQLKTIGKQLKLVCGDHSFIKVTRVGKIKNTHCAFKAKR; from the exons ATGGCACATGAATACAAGCGAATTGTTTTGCTGAAAGGATTAGAGCACATCAGTGATCATTATTTTGACTTATTTAAGTCAGTAATGGCCAGTGATTTAAGACTGGAGAAAAACATGAGAGGGAAATATAACAGGGTTAAGATTGCTGACATGATGGAATATGAATTCCCAACTGATGCTGGATTGGGCAAACTGATTGAGTTTTGTGAAGAGGTACACACTCTTAAAAGACTTGCTGAAACCCTTAAAGAAGAGAAATCAAAAG TAAAAGGAAAATCTCCACTGAGAAAAAGGAAGCAAGAAGCAGGCTCTGATACACCCACATCGACTACCAGCAACACCTTAGCATCTGATGGAGGGGAGACTTCCACAGCTCAG aaaagaaaaagtattaatAGAGAAAAAACTGGAGTGAAAAAGACCAAGCAGTCTGTGGAACCAGATCACCCTCCCTGTCCTGAGGAAGCCACAGCCAGATGCCAGTCCCCAGAGCTGCAGACCTCATCTTTGGCTCCATCTAACACTTCTTTGGCTAAG ACCCAAACTCAGAGCATTACCAGAGGTGCTCTTCTCCAAAAGGATGCCATGACAGTGATGGTACTCAATGCAATAGACCCATTTGAATATGAGTCATCAGaacaagaagtaaaaaaaatgtttcatgccACAGTGGCCACTGTGAATGAGTATTTCCATGTGAAAGTTTTCAACATCAACCTGAAAGAGAAGTTCAAAAAGGAGAATGTCATCATAATCTCCGATTACTTCAAGTTCAAAGGAATCCTAGAGATAAATGaggcttcctctgtgtttgaagCTGGTCCTGACCAGAAGATTGAAGTCTCCAACAGTCTTATCAGAGAAGCAAATAAACCTCCCAGGTTTTCTGATTTTCACAAGTATGGCCCTGGAGCAGTGGTTTATGGGTTGTTTACATTACATAAG AAAAAAGTGAACCCAAAGACCACAATCTATGAAATACAGGATGATTATGCAAATAGCATAGAAGTTGTAGGGCATGGAAAATGGTACAACATCATCTGTAAGGAAGGAGATAAATTTCGACTCTTCTGCTTCCAACTGAAAACAATTGGCAAGCAACTGAAGTTGGTGTGTGGTGATCACAGTTTCATTAAG GTCACCAGAGTTGGGAAAATAAAGAACACCCATTGTGCATTCAAGgccaaaagatga